A segment of the Phalacrocorax aristotelis chromosome 5, bGulAri2.1, whole genome shotgun sequence genome:
ACAGGGTGAAATGGGACTTATGCTCCCAATGTCACAGTAGTAGAACATCTGGAAATGAAAGCTCTCTGTGACTTGGCATACTATAAACATCACCTCCCCCCCACATCTTGCTGTAACACCTACATAGCCTGTAGTTTTTATATTACATATTTGCATGCAGTGCCCACTTCACCTGATAGACCATCGAAGaatggggaagaagagaggtCTGTAGAGAGTAGCATTTTACCATTATCATTAAACTAAAAATCCCAGTATATTCTACCAGTAACACACCACTGAAAACATCTTCTCTGAACTAAGGTAATATAATATGGGCAGTGTTGGCCCAACTTGGTACTACGTCCTCTTGGTACAGTCCATAATGCAGCATAACTGGACAGTTACCAGCTCTGCTAACCCACAGTGTTCAGTATTGTTAATGATAGAACCCCCCTGAAGTTCCACCTTGGGTCCAGTTGTACTGCAGCAATTCATATCTGGTGCAACTATGGCAGTCCCAGACATATATGCGTTTCCTTACTTTGCCTTTTTCACATCTACTTTGCCTTTTTCACTCCCTCATTATATGGAAATATTGCACATCGGCCCCCCATAGCCATCCCACCAGACGCAACGactaaattaaaatgttccAACTGTAAAGCTTAGCAATCTGTTCTTGAGAGAATACAAAATGTCTAGAGAAAGGAGTGACTACCCAGTGTTGAAATATCATTAAGTAATAGTATTTATATACTGAGTAGCTATACCACAGTGGTATCCAAAATTGAAACTTTAATAcagccacaaaaaaaatcatgattgCATTACTATACACAAAATTCTTCAACCTACATTAAGTTTATAATATACTTTGTAATATTTGACCAAATCTAAGTCTATGTCCAGCTTACCATTTTTCACAATACCCCAAATTCATCAAACGTTCTATTTCCTTCACAGATTAAAGATGTATAGAATGAACTGATTTACAGGGTTGCATAACAATTTTACCTCTGTATGTTATGACAAAGAATAGGAGGAGAAGAGAGACGTGTTTTCCTACAACATTGTGTCATATACTGCTCTGTTTCTGCCCACGAGCTCTCCTCACAAACGCAGAGTGGAAAAGTCTTGCATAAAGGCCTCACAGATGACATCTCTGAAATAATCTAAAAAATGCGGCTTATCTGTTCAAGATGTACCTTTTCAGGATGAGCCTGAACGCCCAGAAATAGATGAATTTCATTTTGATGAGGAGAAACGAACGAGGCAGCAGCGGGCCGGGCTCGCTGCGAGCAGAGCGCAGGTTACGTGCGGGGAGGATGACCCCTCTCTCCCggcaagcaggagcagggggggCACGACGACCCCTCTCTCCCggcaagcaggagcagggggggCACGACGACCCCTCTCTCCCggcaagcaggagcagggggggCACGACGACCCCTCTCTCCCggcaagcaggagcaggggggcACGACGACCCCTCTCTCCCggcaagcaggagcaggggggcACGACGACCCCTCTCTCCCggcaagcaggagcaggggggcACGACGACCCCTCTCTCCCggcaagcaggagcagggcaggtaCCCGGAGTCTGCGGGCGCAGAGCGCCCAGCCGAGGCCTACTCGCGCGCCCAAGCACCCCCCGCCCTCGGCCGATGGTGTACGTAGGATTTTAATGGCAACAGCAGCGGCACATCGACACGGGTCAGCCAAACAGCCCTGCGCCCGGGGAAAGCCTGAgctcagggcagcagggctgccccTCAGCTAACAGCCCACCGCCGATCCAGCAGGCGCTCGCCAGGGCTGTCGCTACCCGGGGCCCGGGCGCGCTCTGCGGGAGCAGCGCCGCGCTCCGGGACGCTGCTCGGTGCCAGCGGCCAAAGGGACGTGACGCGACTTGCGCTCCCGCACCGGAGCCTGGGAACGCCATGCAAGCAGGGCGCTCGCCCCGCCGGACGTAGGGCCGAGGGACAGCCGGCGCCGCACCCACCCTTCCTCCCCGGgcctggcagagcagcccccGCGGGGGGGGGACTCCGCGGCCCGCCCGTGGGGAACAAAGCGCTCCCGCGGCGCgcggcccgccgccccggcccgccgggCGGCACTGGGCCCTGATAGGCCCGGCAAGGCCCACAGCGACGCCGCGAGATCCAGCAGGGCCCGGCGCCTGGGCGGCGGCGGTGCCCGTCGCGACGCGAGAGCCGGCGGCGGGCCGCACggcagcggcggcagcgccTCACCTGGGCCTTGGTGCCTGGCCTGTTCCGCCTCAGCACTGCCGTCCCCTCCGCCATGACCATAGTGACAGCGGCGCCAGGACCCGGATgcggcagcggcgggcggggcggcgggcgagggggagggaggaacgGGCGCCGCGGCCGGCGGCGGAGGGAGGGCGTAGCAGAGCGGAACAGCCCCGGAACAGCCCCGGAAGAGCCagggccgccgcccgccggaGAGCGGGAGCAGCCGCGGGGCGGTGCTGCTCGCcaggggcggcgggaggcggcccTCAGGGGCCCGGCCCTTCCCCTTCCCGCCGCTCCGCTACGTGCTGCTCTGTCTCCTGGCCACGGGGGTGCGCGGAAGAGCCGTTCCCGCGCGGGGCTGGGCCCCGAGGGCCTGGCGGGCGCTTTCCTGGCGGCTCGGCACCGCTCTGTGGTGCAGTGCCCTGCGGGCAGCCGCGGGTCACCTGAGGTGATCCTTCGACAGCTGAGCTTTCCTGTGAGGGGCGATAcctaaacacacacacacacgcccgAGAGGTGGGGACAGTTTTAATGGCGGTCCCTGTCACTTTCTGCCCGGGTGGCTCGGTGCCCACCCGAGGAGGCGTGAGCTGCGCCGTGAGGCGGGTTTCACGGCGAGCAGAGCTGTTGGTTTTGTGAGAGGGAGTCTCCAGGGGTTAACGAGATGGCTGGTTCTCGAGAAAATGCATTCTTCAGATTTCATCCCGTTTCATCAATATCGCTCTGTCAGCATCTGACCGTGCTGTCTCCCCCACAAGGTCAGTCCTCGCTTGCTCTCTGCAAGTCTCTGTACAACACAACTGAGCCTGTGAAATTTTGTCCAATGTAAACCCTAAGGgtgtgaattttaaaaaatatttcaagtcctatattaaagatgtttttaacgctaaaaatattttttttaaaaagccccaACAACAGCAATTTGGGACACAATGCTTCAAACAAAGTAGGTACAGAGCCTTTCTAGGTTTTCAAAGGCAGGATTGAGAGAGTTGTGAGTTTGGTGTGCAGAGGTCACAGGCTGCTCTGCTATTGGAAAACAGAGTTAGCCTAGGTTTCAAGGTTAACTAATCCAGGAGTTACCTGTGTTGACTGTATTTAggaggaaaacattaaaaaaatgcactgttAGCTTATAGTTGGCTGATAAATAGGTCCCTGTTGCAAGCACGTGGACATTTTGGAAGACTAGAAAGGCTCATATCACTTCTGTAGGataagcaagaagaaaagtatttggAAGCTGCTCTGTTTCTAGTGAACAGATGGTAGGAAGGAGTACAGAATAGGTCAGTGAGGGTGTCTGTGAGCAAGAATGATGAGGCAATAAGGTAGAGATGAGATACATCCACCCACCCCCCTTAATAGAATCAGTAAATAAATGTTTGCAGTTGTATGTGGTTTCCTGAAAGGTGGAGAACACTGGTACCTGATGttgcccctgcttccactgtGTAAATGAGTGAATGCCAGGTATGGTTTCCCCCCTTCACTCAGTTCATTTGCTCTAAATAATGTGCTTTCCCATGTTAAAACCTCTTCCTTCTACCTGATGAGAGTTAGAGTATGTGAAACATTTCTGGAttgaaaacattgaaaaaatTTCTAATTAGGTTTTCCCATCAGAAAGCAAAGTGTATTTTGAATACTTATTTTGCTTGGGCAATGCCATAACCAGGATCCTGCCTTGTTCTCGAGGCCAGGTTAGAGCTGAAAGCTGGACAACGTGCGAGCAGTGAGAAATGGGTAAGGGGTTAACCTCCCGCTGGGCGCAGGCACCCAGCTAACCAGCAGTTTATATTGACAGCAAGGGCAGCTCCGTTCAGATTACACTGTAACGCAGAGGTGCCATTCCTAACTTGAGGCACCTAAATTCAGTTTGCATTAGTTACTTTTTTACTCCTGGTCAGCATTCCTGCTCCAGAAGTGTTAGCTATTTGAGGCACACGGTGAAACCTAGTGCTTCCTAGCAGTTTGTGTAAGAAACTGTGGAAAGGTTAATACCACTGGGAGAAATTAGTGCAGTAGACTGAAGGGTATGAATGTCCCATACCTCGTTAGATCAGCTGTAATCCAACACTAATTATTTTATGAGATTTATAATCAGCCAGTCCCCGAATAAAAGCAACTGTAGCTGTTTAAATGCCTTAAAGTTCAGcagcttgtttggttttgggttgtttgttgggttttttttcccctatcaTCATTTTCAAGGTTTAACTGATATCTAACGCACAGAAGAGTTGGATATTTGACATTTCCATTTGTCCCTGACTTTTATTTCAGGGACATCTTGCttctaaaatacaaataaacctTGCTGTGAAGAAATACCTCTCAGAGAGAAATACATATCTGTTAGTTCAGTCTACAACTGGCTTGCAGATTGATTCAcagatgaaggaaagaaatctgCAGTGTTTCTCAATGGGGATGTTACAGTCTGTAGGTCTTTTGTGTTGCCCCTTAATAATTAACCCCCTATTTCTGGGAGCtgcttgttatttttgttttattggatttcaagctgtttttaaacaaaattggATCAAcagtaatttcactttttttgcttttcacctGGTCCTTATTGCCTCATGACCCTTAAGATTGAAAAATGGAATATTTGGCCAAAATCCTACTGACTCTTCCCATACTGTTAGGGACCtgaccttccttccttctctgctaGTGTGTAAAAGGTTCATCCTTTTCTTCCTATGGCAGGGTAACATAAGCAGGACAGTAAAGGTCTTCTGAAAACAGCAGGGTTGCTGCTAGTGGAAGCTGTTCTGGAATGTTAATGAAGGAAAGTAGCAAGAGGAGATGGAGTCCACCTTGTTTCCTTACGATTCAGACAGCCTGGGGAAAGGCTGGGAAGGACTGTATCCCAAAATAAGCAGTTAGGGCAACATGTAACACTTTTGGCAAAATTTGAGCTTTGAAATAGTCTGGAAAACAGTGGAATAAAGCAGTAACAGCAGATGGATCACCTCAGCTATGTAGTCATTACCTTGTCCTTGCTTGCAGCGATAGCCTCATGGCACAAGAATAAAATGTTCTCTGTCTACAAATCCATCAGGCGCTCAAACCTGTCCTCCATTTGATTGGGCCTAGGAATCCTGGTTTTTTGCCCTTCCTCCCATccataaattatttcttcccatTAAAGTTTTCACAAAagtgtgacttttgtttttcatcagtTACATAAACACTAATAGACACAGCCATGctaagtattttattaaataagcATGATATCAAGCTGCTGAAAACCTGCTGGGTCTGAAAGCATGGGCTGGAAGTTGGGTCAGGAGGAAGAGAGGTCTGCATGGTGCACGCAGCCTGGCAACATGGTGCAAGCTCAGCATAAccctgctggggagcaggcTGGCAACGCGCTGCTGCCTCGGCTGCGGGTGACTGCACTGTGTGGTGGGGATACACAGCGCGGGTAGTAAGCGGATACCTGCCCACAGATCACACCCCCATGGGTTGTAGTGGCtcctcagaaacaaaaattaaacatgaaATTGCTTGCTGTGAGCCAGGACCCTACATGATGTGTGTCTCTAAAGGATATAATGGAAAGACATGCTCCAGTGTTAGGCCTAAGCACTTCTCTTTTGGGAGCTGCTTCCAACTGCATCTCTTTCTCACTGAGATGTTGTAATACCTTCCCCTCTTTGGTGTGACTACACCAGCACACCTACCCTATCAGGGAAGATAAAGGCATGCTTGCTCTAGGGGAAGACAATGCTTCTCAATGAGTTTGTGTTTCATTGCACAATATATTGTCTTTACCTGTAGTGGAATAATCTTGAGTTTCAGCTGTCACATGCACTGCTGTGACCACTAAAGTAAAACCACCATATGTAGGGCTGATTTTAAGAAGCAGGCCTTTTgtagtaaaacatttttttatttagtatcTTCCCTGCTGGTACGTATTTCAGTTTAGCAGGAGCTGAACCACCTGAATGGTCTAACTTTTGCCTGGTTTGCCCACAGTTCCAGAGTAGGTAGGTGGTCACCAGCCAGCACGCAGCACCCTACCCAGGTATGGgatgggagggtggggtgtaaagaatttatttcatGGAGGACTACATCAAAACATTTGAAGGCAGCAAACGTTCTCAGGCTGCACTAGGCCAACGTACGCATACCAGTGCTGAAGGCATCATCAGGAACACACTGTATCAAGGGCAGATTTGTGTACTGTATGAATAACCTTGAATCCTTTTCCAAGGCAAGACAGGGTggttaaaatatgcaaatgtgTTGCTGAAGTAAAAGTCTTGCTATTAAAGAATGCTGTGTTAAGGATACATTAAATACAATTTGTCAAATCAGCTTTTTACCAAGTTAGGGGAAGGCTGGAGATCTGGCATGAGATAATGCAGTcatcagtaaagaaatttgCTTTAAGATCAGCATCAGCCCCAATTCTGCCTGATTAACTTCTGGAAGGAAGTTACTTGTTTTCTACTCACAATTCAATGAGACATCTAAGAAAACAACTAATTCCTATCTGCTTCATCTGAGAACTGGACAGTTTTGCTCTTGCACAGGTATGACTAGTACCAAGCTTTCAGCCTGCTGTGAGACAGGCTGCTTGCGGCAGGGTGGTTGGTGTGCAGTAATCTTCCCGCCTACCAGCACCTTAGCTCTTGCTAAGCCAGATGTTAAAAAACATGTTATCCTAAGACAAGTTCCATGTGAAAGGGAGCTAGCTGGAAGTCCCCTTCCTCACAGCATGTGTGTGACAACCATTTTAAACTCGTCTCCCAACTTCATACAAGTTTAgggaaaataatgtttctgcAATTGAATTTTTCAGAGAGATCAGTTGACTACACAATTGAGGCTCAGTTTCACTGAGTAACAGCAGAAACgcagacagaagcagaagtTTTAGAAGTTTATTGTAAAGACTTTTACAATCTCAGTACAGAGATAAGGATACAAAATGATGTTGTTTGGAATAATTAAGGCTGGTTCGTGGTCATCTCAATTTCACTGCTCAATGGAACTCAAGCAAGAGCAACTGACTTCTGACTGTACATATCTTTATTTGTGTTCCATCATTACAGTGAGATCACAGGTTATTTCAGAGACTCAATGCCTGCCTATTATAAAATAAAGGACATTATTTAcatgatgaaagaaaaatttcagcattttagTGGAATGAATGACTGATACTGCAACGGCTTTAGTCCACGTATTTCCCAAGAATGTCACCATCTCTGAACAGGTAGTAGTCCTGCAAAAAAAGGAAACGTTAGTACTTGTCATATCAGTTGTTTTGCAAACACTGCCTTGCTCTGAAGTTGGGGCTACCGCAGTCACGAAGCACAAAATCAAAAGCGAGCGAACCAACAGTAGCTCTACCTCTTGACTTcttgaaaagatttatttttcttcctaagatATTCTTTGGGAGAGCTACCAAGTTACTATTTTTAGTGGTAGGAAGCGCAAGAACTGTCAGAAGACAATTCTGTGAGCTTTCCCTGTCAAAAGCAAAGATACCCCCAGTAATTTCAAAGCCTTTTAGGGTTCCCTCTACTATAGGCCTGGTTCACAGAGCCACTTCACCCACCCAACAAAGGTCAAACCAGAGGCTTCCTCAGTTACTTGCTTTTAAGCGGGGGTGGAAGTAGTGAGTACTACAGGTACCAGAAGCTGCCTGGGTTCAGCTACTGCCGCTGGAACACCAACAACTGCATTTCTGGAACACCGCTAACCCTGTGAAGTAACTTCAGTGTTATCACTGGCAGTAAGGCACACTGGGAACCAGCTTAACCTGCATTCACAAAGCTGGGACACCTACCTTATCTTCTATTACAATCTTCGTACCGCCATATTCTGGTAGCAAAACCTTTTCACCCACTTTTACACTCACTGGCTGAATCTCACcgttctgaaaaagaaaagaaatccttaCTTTTCCACAATACGGACAGAATAGAATTCTTCCAAACTACCATGATCCATCCACGTATAAAACATTCAGGAAATCACAACAACTCTGTATTGTTGTACAGTGAAACTTGAGTATACAGGTTTACTAAGCAGAAAAGCACACCAGTCAATTCTCAAGCACTGGAGTCCTGCAGTAGaactgcagtgtttttctgagtataattaattttaatttagttttggGTGTAAATACAACTGTGAGGTCTTTGCCTGACATACTGAATAggacttaaaggaaaaaaagtgaaacctGAGAAATTAACTGAGAGACCATGAAATCCCCTTCTAAAGTGAAACGAGAAAGTCCATTTCCATATTCTATAGCCAAGGTTAATTTCTCCAAGTGCCAGTTAAAAGCACCTTCCCATCTTTGTTACTTGGAGCAACTTGTCACAACTGTTGCTGGCAAATGAGTTATGTAGAAACACCTGATAaagtttaattatatttttgcattataaGTAGAATACTAGCATGTTAGTCAAATATTAGCACCATTTCACAAtgtaaagctttaaaaatcagatacTGACACAAACCAGCACGATACGTGCAGAGGGACTCATGGTAAGGGAAAAGGTCTGAGTCAACATGCCCAGGTTGAAATTTAACCTGTTTTCCACTCTTGCTACTAACTGAACGCTACTTTGGTGGGGGAAAAGCCCTTCTGATGCTGAAGCCCACAACCAATGTCATTTTTGTGAAGTGaagactgtattttttcatGATCCCAGATTCATATTCAACATGAAAAGAAtcaacaaaaaattatttcacttttttcttttgattgctGATTTTCTTTCGTCCAGTAAGCCTAATCCTTATGGACATTTGGGCATGTCAGCATTTTAACAAAGACGACTGCCCTTCCTTCaaggttttggctgagaaatgATAAAACAAGATAACTCCCAAAACACAAGCAATGCTGGAATTCAAGGTCAGAGCCAGCCGGAACTTCAGATTTCTACCTCCTCTTTGAATCCGTTCTTCCAACTTCAGCTGTCGCCCTTAATGTGATCCATTTCTGGGAGCCACCACTACACTGCAACCATCCCTTTCTTATGACAATATTCCAGCTACCACCACCCCATTGCAATCCTACCCAAATGTAATGCTTCAGGCCATTTACCTTTCCTCTGGCTCCCGATCCAACTGCTACTACTGTTGCTTGTAGCACTTTCCCTTGAGCTTTTTCTGGAATCATGATACCTCCTTTGGTTACTGTCTCAGCTGCACATCGTTCAACCAGAACACGATcaaagaggggaagaaatttCCTAAATGCTTTTCCTGCCTGTGGAAGTAATCATACATTGTAACAAGAGGAACATTACAATGAAATTgcaatttaaaagtttttttttcttaagtgatTTCTCTTTTgatagaaattaataatttttatgagTAGCAAACACAGGCCACCTTTGATTGCATCAGAAATTGCTAAAGACACAAGCAGATGCTGGACAATCCTGACAGTTCAGCTGTAAGATGATGTGCTCTGGCTGGGGGAATAAACTGCCCCCAGATGGAGCAGCCGCTGCTGCCTCCTCAAGCTGAAAAGCTCTGTATGGTTTTAATCCCAAGCCCTTACTCCAGTTTGGTGAGCGTAATTATTGATTATATGCAATACATTCATTTAGTTCACACCAGATTTCATGACGATTAAGGACTTCTTGGGACAGTTGCGTTTTTATTTGTGTAGTGAAGTGTTTTATGGTAAAGAAGCAAAAGTCTAGCCAGGTACCCCATATCAGTCCTTTTCAGGTACTTTCAACCCCAGCATTTCACATGACGATACACAACCTCAAGTTGTGACAAGTTTGAAGTCTGAAGCAAGAGTCCTGTTACTTATATTGGCTTCTACAAATAGACTGCAACTTTACAAGACACTCCAGGTTTAAGCCCCTAAAAAGTGAAAGGTCTGCATAATTCTGCCTTGACTCCTTCAATATCTGCCTCTGCTTAAGCAGAGttgggggggttttttgttgggtattggggttttttgcaacTACTTACTGCTACTTGGCTGCATTTCAAAAAGAGCAGTCTATCTCCCGTGTACTAGATAAATGCAAGCACCAAACCCCAGCAAGCAGGGGTCAGGAAGAAAGAACTTGCTTTGATTTCAAATGAAAGATATGGCACCTTGCCAAGCCACATGGAGATAGCGCTGCACCGGACAGATACCCAGAGCCCGCACTCAGAGAAACAGCTAGAAACAAGGGCCAGGCATCCACGCACCCTTTACTGACACCATCAGCATATGCACAAGCTTTAGAACTGCgagaaaacaaaactacagGCAGAGCACGAACAAAATACCATACGTGAAAGATGTGCTTTCCCCGCACTAATGTTAGCGCCACAATGATGAAAACCCACAAGTGGAAAAGGCTGCCAACTGTGGTCTCCTTCGTTCTGGGAAGACAATGTATCTAAGCCTCTTTTTTTAGAGCTGTTCTGCGTTTAACAGAAATAAGCAGCCAGACTTACAGCCCTGAGCGTTTTATACTAAGTTTTAAGAAATACTAATTCCTCACATTAGCGGGATCGTAA
Coding sequences within it:
- the LOC142057580 gene encoding 10 kDa heat shock protein, mitochondrial isoform X2: MAGKAFRKFLPLFDRVLVERCAAETVTKGGIMIPEKAQGKVLQATVVAVGSGARGKNGEIQPVSVKVGEKVLLPEYGGTKIVIEDKDYYLFRDGDILGKYVD